The sequence below is a genomic window from Cicer arietinum cultivar CDC Frontier isolate Library 1 chromosome 6, Cicar.CDCFrontier_v2.0, whole genome shotgun sequence.
ATTGTGGCTGACCCATATTGGCAACTCTATATCTAATGTATAATCTATTATGATTTCTTTTTCACTCAACTTCTACAACTTGTTACCAAATATATGTTGCACCATCTTGAAAATGTCTAAATATTTAGTTGCTTTGGAAATTAGTTGTATTGTGCTTATTTTCCCCAAATCCTAATGGTATGGTAATGATTTTCTATACTTTATATCCctagtttattattttgaaattggaCAATGAATGAGTGTAATACTTTAGCCTTAACTCTTGATATTTAAGAGTTCTAGAGGGGTTTGGGCTAGTGCTAAAAAAGGAACTGGTTGCCTGTTCCTGCCAGCATAGTAGATTAGATTTTGCAAGAGTATTACTTTGTAATGGAAGATGGTACTGCTTTTCTCTTTCTGTGTTTGTCATGAGCATTCTATGTATGTGGCTTAGTTGTCAATTCATTTCACTAATTCTCAGGTAGCATTGGATCCTTCTAACTGATTTGGTTCAGAAAGCTTTGAATCCTTCTAACTAATCTAGTTCAGTTAGTTAGGGAGTCTAATGTATACTATACATTCTTATACACTCTAACATTCCTTTTCTTCTCATCGGTTTCTAATTCCTTTTAATCTCTATGTTCTCTATTTTTAAGTGGGGATTTTTAACCTGCAACTTCCACAATCTCATCCGAAATTCCTACTCCAGTTCACCGCCCCTGGTCACATATTTGAGTGCCTCAACTTTTGGCTGTTAAGACTACTCATGTTGATCTCATATGCTATGTTTTGAGTTTCTGACTCTACTGCCTCCTTTCTTCTTTTAGAGGCTCATAACTTATTAATGATTAGTTACTTGACTTTTGTCATTATTAGTAGCTTATATGTTTAGTTTAAGACCTATaactttattataaattataagtgTCTTAAATTTTGAGggttttttaaatcatttatgTATATgagtataaattatttaactGTCACTAAAATTTTAGTATAGCGACCACCCTGCTATGCGATTTCCTGATACAAATTTTTGGAATTGGCCGCTACACTGCTATATGGGATTGATAACTATGATATAGTATTCTAAATTATTTCTTAAGATACGatgttcatatttttttgtatatttcatATGTTTCCATATTTGTTAGGATTATTAGTTAGTCTAGTATATACCTTATAAATAAGGATGTATGCTCTATGTTTCACAACAATCCTTCACATTAAATCAATATCAATTCAAGTACATTTAGtatctattctttctttcctGAATTCTGATAGAAATCAACCGATGCATTGccttaaaatgaatattacaaTTATGTTCTCTGGATATTCGTGTGATCCAGAACTCTCTCAAATCCCGATGCCTATTAGGCTCCCAAACCAATACAAATGCCAAGATACGCTTTCTCTCAATCACCCCTTCTATTTATAAGCAACATGTCTTATTCGCCTAATTAACTTATTCCTATTCTAACTGTACATAGCAGTTACATATGGCAATTAGTATTAATAAAAACTGTAATAATATTTAACTGCCTAACAatgtaataatgataaataaataaataataagtcTGACAAATTCCTGCTACTTTGTTACTATATTCAAATGCTTACAACTTAAGTTTTAGTTTTGCTATTGTGTGGAAATATTTCCTCTTGGATTGCATAAATTGATTGTCATGTGATACTTGCTTCCACTTGCAGCTATTTAACTGCATCAATGGGACTTCAAGTGCTATGGAGCTTTGGACTTGCATGTCTTGATATTTATGCCTTGAGAAGAAAGAGAGACCTACAAAATCCAATTCTTGTTAGCCTGTTTGTCGTAGGTGATTGGGTAATAGTCTAACCACTCTTTttcctataaaataaaagttagaaGGATAAAAATATGCTTAACATCATTATATGCATAATTTAATTAGACAAGGATTCAAACGATTCTAATTATTGGTTGTTAATTATGATCTACTTGATATAGTCTCAAATATAGTTGTGATATTTTGATTAGAGCACAACAAGCATTGAAGTCTGATTGTTCACGTTTCAACTTTTTGAGAGCTCTCACTGTTAACAGCAACCAATGAACTACTAAGTTGGTTCGAAGTACTTATGTTACTGTTGTAGATAAGTGAAcgaaaattattaataattaaagagaTATTAGTGACCCTTTTATAATTGTCTCTGAGAGGATCTAAATCCTATCCCGTAAGATTATAAAGTCAAGCTCTTACCACGGAAATAAATACATAAGCATAATTTGCTTATAAAAGGATCAGTCACAATTTAAGATTGGACATCACTTACTGCTTTAACATACATGTACTGCTGCAGAATAACAGCATGTCTTGCTTTGTCCATCTTTTTTACAGTGCTTGGTGAAACTATGATTCTGGTGAAGTGTTGATAAATCTGTGCTTCAATTTCCGAATCTCTTTTATAATGATATGAACCTTGTTATCTTCCTCTTCTTCTATGGCATTACATTTTTTATGTTCTATAGAAAATTTGAGGTGATTATTATGTGGTgatatctttgcaaataatttATGCTATACAGGTAACAGCCATTTTGTCACTAGCAGCTGCATGCTCATCAGCAGGAATTGTAGTTTTGTATTCGAGAGACGTGGATATGTGTGCGGCGCATAAGAATATCCCTTGCAACAGGTTCCAGATTTCTGTAGCTATGGCTTTTGTCACCTGGGTTCTTACAGCGATGTCATCACAtgtgatgttttggatattgGCCTCAGTCTAGCTCGATGACCAACATACACACACAGTATATTCGAAAACTGTGACATGTgggtcaatttttttgttattgtccCTCTTCAAAACTCTTGACCAGTGGTTTCTGAGTGTCAACATGGTTGGAATGTCAGTTGTCATAGCGACGTCTGTGCAATCcatttcttggtttacaaaaaTCTTGCTATGCCTCTCAATCTGGGTACGGAGTACAGGTTTGATCTAAGCTTTGGATATGTTTTTGTGATCTTTCTTCCTTAATGTAATCAAATTATGGTACACATGCTACATGCTTGTGGTTGTACATAATCTTGCTTTAGTAATTTAGTATCCCGTAAAACTTAAAAAGAAACTGTAGTTTTCACTTCACATGTTGTGATTTTAAAATCATGCTATATACAGTTCGCATATAGTTTTTTTACTTGTTTGCTTATTATTAGTTTAGCTTAAATGCCCTCTTGGGCTCCctattttattcaaaatgaacttttaattctcttatttgtaaaatttattttattgctcCTCTCTATTAACTAATTCTTGGAATTTTTTAGTCTCCactattttttatgatgtgaTACTCTCATTAATGATGTAACATTTGTGAGTTGGACAAAATATTCTCAATGTCtttattgttgtaattaattttatttatttagaacatattaaaaataaatttaatttaatttatttaaatatttaatttttaaattttataatatttaaataaattttttaaaatttatttattttattcactttttaataattttaaaatatttgtatcaaacatttaaaattttacttattttatatttaatatttacttttgtttttaaatttaatatttattttatatatgcattaaaatgttaaatattttaatatatgaataaaattaattacaacaataatagacatagaaaatatttattcaaccCGTAAATGTCATTTAAGCGTTATGTCGTTAATGAGAGTGttacatcataaaaaaatagtagGAGATAAAAAAATCCAAGAATTTGTTAATAGGAGGATAAAAATCCGATTTTAGAAATGAGGAGACtaagtttatttttaacaaaataggAGACTAAAGTACATTTAAGTCtatagtttaaaatatttttttattctaaagtttaacaatttaaaatatatgtttgatatgttttctctttttgtttaaaatatactCGAACCACCATAGTCTGCCACTTCAATCACTGTTAGTCACGTTCCACCAGCACCTCCACCTCCGACTATCAAACACCTCTTCTGATGATAGTCATCTTCGACAATTAACTTTCAGCTACTAGttctataatttattatatttaagtaaattataattttatgattttaaattattttaaaataattaaaatttaatgttattttacttttaatttttttttacttttatgtgacaatattttttatttttgataaattttaaagttatatGAGATAAAAAGcattatttaattcaaatacaataaaaatagaaattcaaTTAAGAAATGAAACTCagacttaaaattaaaaactcaattaaaataaaaaactaaaaactaaaactgcttttaatttttgaaaattttagaacataaaatcaaaaatcacCCCGTATGAAGCTAAAGCCAAAATACTTCTATGTAGTTTGAAATAATAATGGggatttcaataataaaaaggatataaaatacaagaaaaagtctattttataaaaaggaTTTCAATTAATCATTTCTGGATGCATTTTCGAAAGAAAAGATTCtgacataaataaataagagtTGCGCTAAATCGTTCAAATGCATTTTTAAAAGAACTAGTGAAATATCTGTAGATCTGCACAAGTCACATGTTACTTACGTATTTTAGAGTATGACAGTATTTTAGAGTATAACGACATTtattaagtaaatattttgtaagatatatttttgttagatatatttttgttagatattttttttaatatttttggagTAATAACATATTTGTCTCGAACATTTTCATCTATATTAAATTAGATATAGAGAAgacttataaataaattatactataataattaaaaaaacgaAAAAGAATAAATACAGTTAACAGTTAATAACTAGATTCAAAATCATCTATCAAAGTAAATAccattgataataatttttggttattaatatagttattatttattaaatgatatctCACTATTATTATGTACAGCTAACTCTTAGATTAtatgaaaacaaattttaattttattatcagTAGTTAACTTTGTTCTGTATGTATAATTGCCgataaattataatgaaaatgtcaattgccgataaattataatgaaaatgtcaatgtTAATGATTTTATCATCAATGGTACTTCAATTTGTCTAGTATATATATCAACTCaattatattgaataaaaaatattaaaaaaattgtaaatagattaattcaaaacataatttttcaattgATGGATAATActataattgataaataacGAAAAAGAATAAATAGAATTAACCAGTTATTAAACACAATGCATAAAACTGGGGCGAAAAAAATTACTTACTAATAGTGATGGTTATTTACACCACATTTAAAACAGAGGAGTATATATATCCAAACAAAATGAAGCAAAAAGATTGATTATTAAACACAACACATACAACATTTCGTACAGTAATAAAATGAAGTTATTTACTAGAAAAACATCAAACAATGGAAAAAAGCAATAAATGAATCTCGCTGGTGGTTTATTTAACACAACTAGAAAgtatcaaaaatcaaaataatgtaaaagaaagaaaaaaatcaccATGAAGTTATTTACATAAAAAACATATGAAAGTAACATTTGGGGCAAAAAAGAATAAGCATGGGGTGAAGAGGCAAAATCGTTGATGGACCCTAACCATATCAGATATTTGTAATTATTGCAGCTGGTTAATTACACATTAACCCCATGAAATCAGTCACCAAGTGGTGGACATTTGTGGTATTATCAGGGGTAAATAAATGGCAAGAATATGTAATTGTCACAATTGTGTtgtttgaaaggaaaaaaaaaaaattattaatgaatcTTTGACATAAATCATGGACGTGTATTAATGAAAATCaactaataataacaatttgaatgttttgttttttactaGTTCGTAACGTCCATCATTATCCATTATGATTTTATGCGAGTAATTAATTAAGTATCTTTGatagaacaaaaataataaatatctttGAAATTGTAACTAGCAAACCATTTAATTAAAAGTTATCGGtcaattttcatcttttttcttcttgattttAAGACTACAATATTGaagtttttatatttgtcttgatgaaatataaaactatttaagaCGATATATATAGgtcatttattgattttattagaTATTTACTAAAGAGATATTTTGATAGAAGGTCTAAAATTAACTAacattctttaatttaaaggaataaattgttattatacaaatttaagaaattaaattacaagaaaataaatgGTGCAATGATATGTaacaaattttagtttaaattgaCAGTGAAtatgaatatttgattttattatcttgcaaaaatttatatcaatatataattatttaatcaataatcaatatataattatttaatcaatgatgtatgattaactgtgtgtataattttttacattgatAATGAATGTTTAAACTTTTACATTCATGTactttataatttcaattatttactctTTTCATGTTGGATTAGGTTTGCATGTGGAAACTTTCTTttttgaatgaataaataaatggcATGAGTAAGATATTCAATGAAGGCATATATATACCAATGGAATGTTTTGCACGCCATCGTCTACCAAAcctgatatataaataaattactgaagattttttgaataaaaatctTGTTAGATGATAAtggtcaaaattatttttttataacaaaattaagaaGGTTGTTCATTCGTGAACGTGTTTTTTCATTCACTctcaaatacattaattaaatttaagattTAATAGTATATTTTACTCAATTTTATAGTATAAAAGAAGTTAAAAAGTTAAGATCCGATATAAAATCCAAGAAATATGAGCAACAAaccaatcatatttttttatagtccACTTAAAGTGCAATTGATCCGACGACCACACAACAAACAACGATTAAGAATAATTTAGCATCACTTAGTACAAAGTTTTCAAATTTTAGAAGTGAAATTccaaaatgtatttgatagagCTCACGCTCTCCTATAAAAAAGGCGGAAATATCCGTATATTGCCatttataaaagaataatattattgaaataaaaaattgacacagatatgtgttattttttataaaatgataaaataccaaaatagtgtatttattctattttgtatccaactttatattttaataacattattatttagAAAATCATATATGTCAAGAGTAGAAGCATTGAGCAAGAGAGTTTTTAGTCGTTTCTacttaaataaatgaatgaaataaactgtatcggagttctaatCGTATCCGATAGTATTAAGACTAATTAAAAATCAAACGGACAGAAAAAAAGAactttagaaagaaaaaaaaaacttaagttTAATACTCTTCATATAAGGgtgaaagtaaattaaatattcaatataaattttagtatttatagaattaaaaatcacataatTTATGAGAATTTTTCAATGCATgctttcaataaattttaaatttatacattaatatattCTATATTTCAACATAAAGTGATAAAAAAAACGTAAAAACTTATCTAGAAGAGCTCCAATTTATTgtggttattaaaaaaatgaaaagttagTGTTGAAAGTATGACttattttgtatataataaaaaatatcaattggaTATTTATGAGCAACTGTTCCAACGCTGTTTGTATAACtttaattgaatgtaactatTGTTGATAAAAGTGTCACCAGAAAGCTCAATTTCATTAACATGGATCTTCATGAAGGAACCATAACTAAAAGCAATATTTGGTCGAGAGCAGCAAAACACAACTGCATATGTTTTAGAAAAATTGGTAGATCATAACAAATACATAATGGCATGTGCTTTAATTATATATTGTGTTTTAGAGATTTGcctttgataatatatatattatcattataAGGTTAAATATACTATAAATACTTGTAAAAtgcaaaaatttgattttaattctcataaaataaaaattttagttttagtttatgCTATCAGTTTAAATACGATGTCTCTCGGTTTATGAAATTGAGTACCATTTGgaatacaatttaaaaatcCTACTTTCATCTTATATACACTAACATTGTGAAATTTCTCCAATATAAAACTTCCACAATTTTTTAGTTcacacaatattaatattaataatacacTTGGGGTTAAAGATCCAACATTATATGTTTTCTTtgcacaatttaaaaaaaatgacaaaatatttcaactttaaaaattgattcttaTGCTTATGTTATTTTGGAAAAGGAGGGAGTAAAATCTATCAAACACCCACCACCACCAAACCgttaaataaaagtataaaatcaaTCAAACCACTAAATATAACAAGAAGcaatttaattattgtaatctaatttttctttgtttccaTGACCACTTAGGCCAAGAAACCCATCCTTTATTCGACTTACCATTTTCCTCCCTTGGAAAACATAGTATATCATAATATTATGACCCTTTGGCCATAAACACATACAAATACACTTAATTTTTACAAGCATTCATAACCCATATTTACAATTGGACAATGCTAACTAATTTCCAATTACTAACCAAACGTGTAGGACTCCTTTTTTTGGTTAGTCACACGCTTGCATATGCAAAGGACAACAAACATGACCACTTAGAAGAagtaaagtttttttttgtttttttttttttgaaaacaacatGTAAAGTAATAATGATCAATCACACCACATTCATTCAAGCACCATAACACGACACAATAATTGTTCATGTTGAAATTTTATGCGAATTCAAGCGGCGACGTGGAGATCGAACATCACCGCTAGAAGAAGCAATGttggaagatgaagaagaagaagaaaaaacaacgGTTTGAAACCGACCCGAATCACCGGCGGGAAGTTTCATGTATGAATAAGAAGGTGAGTCACAAAGCCATGAACCAATAGACCCTTCTTTGCCATTCTTGTATTGAATTATGGCTTTGTACACAAATGGAATAAGACCctccattttatttaataaaaagtgaaatattttgaaagtttggtTTGTGAATTGGATGAATTGAAGGTTAGAGGAAAATAAAGGGGTTTAAATGTGTAGGAAGGTAAGGGTATGGTGACGTGGAGTAATAGAATGTAATAGAGAATAACTCTTCACGCTAAGCCAGGGGAGGtttcattttcaattctaaCCCACAAGAAGATTTTGAAAGCTATGTGCAAAccacattaatatttttgtgttcatcccactttttttttaattactattatatTGAGGGTTTTGAGCTTTTAGAACAAGATTGGTTGGTTTTGATatgatgttttttaaaataattttgataaattaatcacttaatCAAAATTTGTAATAAGTCCAATTCTAATATAATCCCAGACTATCTTATGACTCccacaaattttaatatatttgtaattgtaaataaagaataaaaaaatgtatttttattttggagtTATAAATAGAGtaacaaatattatatgaataagtaaaaaaagaaatacataaaatttatatacaattgTCAAATTTCGAATAAATATTTTCagtctaataatattaatatttgtaatttgaaaTATGATTGACAACAAATTTTGACCAAAAGATATAGTACTCTGTTGAGTTAATCATTGATGTAAGGTTTTAGAATTTTgagattttgttttaaaaattgatgtaaGGTTTTAGAATTTTGAGATTTTGTTTTAGAATATGGTAAGATTTCAGTGTGTATATATGTATATCTCGTGTTTCGCATTTTTTTTTGGGGTCATAATCGTGTTTTGCATATTGCACACGCCAGAGTATTAATAGTGTAATGCCTCAAGATCGTCTTATATAAAATGCATAAATATCTCATTTTGTTTATATGAtcctatataaaatattttagcgATGTTCATCTTCTAACTAACGCTTAAAATCAAAGTTTTCAAAATGCTTTGATTGAATCCAATACCCAATTTATACAGTACAAAATTTAAGTAgatttatttgtgtttttcaTATAGTTcttatattaattaactatGATTTTTTCAATTCATAACGTTTTTAAAGTGTGTAATTATTCATAATTTGTTTAAAGTCTGTAactattcataattttttaaaaatttgttataattacaaaatgtatattttaaattaagaatCATTTGTGAAAAACACTTAAGATCTATTCAATTTTTAggctttatttgatttttttcaaaatttttgtttttatctatCATTCCTATACTTTTCCTTCATTTAGATCGATTAATGCTTCttcaaaaaaaagttatcaataATAAGTAGGCTAGTACAGAATAAATAAAGCAAAAAAGGAGTGTGACAGTTTTTGATCcgatttgataaaaaaataaaaaataattatgttgaTTTAGCTAGGTTTCACCTTCATTCATACTTTCATTAATCTAGATTTTGACTTCTTGATTAGGGGAGAATTGGAGATCAACTTTGTTCTTACCACATACTTCTCTTTTGTCACATCCTTTCTCAACTAAGATAGGAGCGGTCAATAGGATAAAATGAAACCTCTTTGTTTTCACCGTCGTCAAAATCGATGAAAGTATGTCTTATCTTATCCAATAAAAAGTATGtcttattttattcaaataactcACTcacataatatataatatatatatatatatatatatatatatatatatatatatatatatatatatatatatatattgtaagatatttttaaaatattggaGATTACTATGATTACCTTTCAATGATAAATTATCATCTGAATAGCACTATTTCGATTACAGATTTCGATGTGGATTGGATCAAGACCTCTTGAGTAATAGGGGATAAGtgaaaataagttaatttgatAGAGAgcgaaaaataatatttgttttcaaaaacaaaagtttattttttcttacaaaatctTATGggaaataattaagaaaataatcttagtgacaaatcataaaaattgagTG
It includes:
- the LOC101510180 gene encoding CASP-like protein 5B2 — protein: MMKRLLGGPGTVTGFLLRLGQCAFGAASISIMVTSLGFSTFTAFCYLTASMGLQVLWSFGLACLDIYALRRKRDLQNPILVSLFVVGDWVTAILSLAAACSSAGIVVLYSRDVDMCAAHKNIPCNRFQISVAMAFVTWVLTAMSSHVMFWILASV